A genomic stretch from Helianthus annuus cultivar XRQ/B chromosome 1, HanXRQr2.0-SUNRISE, whole genome shotgun sequence includes:
- the LOC110864309 gene encoding tetraspanin-3 produces MRTTNHLIGMLNFLTFLLSIPILGGGIWLSTRANNTDCMRFLQWPVIVIGVAIMIVSIAGFAGACYRNTLLMYLYLWVMFLIIVVLIGFVIFAYVVTDKGSGRSVPNRAYKDYYLPDYSGWLKDRVASDEYWRKISSCIRDSGACSNSGRVVGGYPESAEMYYLRKLSSIESGCCKPPSECGFTYVNETTWNPVSSGMMVNNRDCIRWSNDQEQRCYNCNSCKAGVLASLRKSWRKVSVINIVVLIILIIVYVVACAAFRNNRRMDNHEQYGETRMEKSRPSWIRF; encoded by the exons ATGAGGACAACCAATCATCTAATCGGTATGTTGAACTTCCTCACTTTCTTGCTATCGATTCCGATTCTTGGCGGCGGAATATGGCTGAGCACGCGCGCAAACAACACCGACTGCATGAG GTTTCTCCAATGGCCGGTGATCGTTATCGGAGTGGCAATCATGATAGTTTCAATAGCCGGGTTTGCGGGCGCGTGTTACCGGAACACTCTCCTAATGTACCTATACCTTTGGGTCATGTTTCTCATCATTGTTGTGCTAATCGGGTTTGTGATATTTGCCTATGTGGTAACGGACAAAGGGTCGGGTCGGTCCGTCCCAAACCGGGCTTACAAGGACTATTATTTACCCGACTATTCGGGTTGGTTGAAGGATCGGGTCGCGAGTGATGAATATTGGAGGAAGATAAGTTCTTGCATCCGTGATTCGGGTGCTTGTAGCAACTCGGGTCGGGTCGTTGGTGGGTATCCGGAGTCGGCTGAGATGTATTACTTGCGGAAGCTTAGTTCTATTGAG TCAGGATGTTGCAAGCCGCCATCAGAATGTGGGTTCACGTATGTGAACGAAACCACATGGAACCCGGTTAGTTCCGGTATGATGGTGAACAACCGTGACTGCATCAGATGGAGCAACGACCAAGAACAACGGTGCTACAACTGTAACTCATGCAAGGCCGGAGTGCTAGCTAGTTTAAGGAAGAGTTGGAGAAAGGTTTCGGTTATCAACATTGTTGTTCTCATCATCCTAATAATTGTCTATGTTGTTGCTTGTGCGGCTTTTAGAAACAACAGGAGGATGGATAACCATGAACAATACGGAGAGACCCGTATGGAGAAATCTCGGCCCAGTTGGATACGGTTTTAA
- the LOC110864310 gene encoding ATP synthase subunit d, mitochondrial, whose translation MSGAGKKVVDVAFKASKSIDWDGMAKMIVSDEARKEFSSLRRAFEEVNSTLQTKFSQEPEPIDWEYYRKGLGSRIVDSYKEYYDSVEIPKFVDKTTPEYKPKFDALLVELKEAEQKSLKESERLEKEIADVQELKKKLSTMTADEYFEKHPELKQKFDDEIRNDYWGY comes from the exons ATGAGCGGTGCAGGTAAGAAAGTAGTGGATGTTGCATTCAAGGCATCAAAATCAATCGATTGGGATGGTATGGCGAAGATGATCGTCTCCGATGAGGCTCGCAAGGAGTTTTCTTCACTCCGTCGTGCTTTTGAGGAGGTCAACTCAACTCTCCAGACCAAATTTAGTCAG GAACCAGAACCTATTGACTGGGAATACTACAGAAAAGGGCTTGGATCTCGTATAGTTGATTCTTACAAAGAATACTACGATA GTGTTGAAATCCCAAAGTTTGTTGATAAGACTACTCCCGAGTACAAACCCAAGTTTGATGCACTG TTGGTGGAACTGAAAGAAGCTGAACAGAAATCTCTTAAGGAATCTGAAAGATTAGAGAAAGAAATTGCTGACGTCCAAGAGCTGAag AAAAAGCTTAGCACGATGACTGCCGATGAGTACTTTGAGAAGCACCCAGAGTTGAAGCAGAAGTTTGATGATGAAATCAGAAATGATTACTGGGGTTATTGA
- the LOC110864308 gene encoding elongation factor 1-beta 2, with amino-acid sequence MAVTFSDLHTESGLKSLESFLSGKTYISGDQISKDDVKVYAAVLDKPSADLYPTASQWYECVASKLAASFPGKAAGVGISAQTPSADAAPVKEAAPAAAADEDDDDLDLFGDETEEEKKAAEERDQAKASTKKKESGKSSVLMDVKPWDDETDMKKLEEAVRSVELPGLLWGASKLVPVGYGIKKMTIMLTIVDDLVSVDDLIEERLTAEPINEYVQSCDIVAFNKI; translated from the exons ATGGCCGTCACATTCTCCGATCTGCACACCGAATCCGGCCTCAAATCGCTCGAATCTTTCCTATCGGGAAAAACCTACATCTCCGG TGATCAGATCAGTAAGGATGATGTGAAAGTTTACGCCGCTGTGTTGGATAAACCCAGTGCTGATTTGTACCCTACTGCCAGTCAGTGGTATGAGTGTGTTGCTTCAAAGCTTGCTGCAAG TTTCCCTGGCAAAGCTGCTGGTGTTGGAATCTCTGCTCAAACTCCATCTGCAGATGCTGCTCCCGTCAAG GAAGCTGCACCTGCAGCTGCGGCTGATGAAGATGACGACGATCTTGATCTGTTCGGTGACGAGACAGAAGAGGAAAAGAAAGCAGCAGAAGAGAGGGATCAAGCAAAAGCATCCACAAAGAAGAAAGAAA GTGGGAAATCATCGGTTTTGATGGACGTAAAGCCATGGGATGATGAGACCGACATGAAGAAGCTAGAGGAGGCTGTTCGTAGTGTTGAGCTACCTGGGCTTCTATGGGGAGCAT CAAAACTTGTTCCAGTCGGTTATGGGATAAAGAAGATGACAATTATGTTGACGATCGTTGATGATCTTGTTTCTGTTGATGATCTTATTGAAGAGCGTCTTACAGCTGAGCCGATTAATGAGTACGTGCAGAGCTGTGATATTGTTGCATTCAACAAGATTTAA